The DNA segment GCGCCGATCGTCAGGAGCCCGGTCTGCCCATGCACGGCTTCGCGCACCGCCACGTCAAGCCGCTCCAGCTGCTCCGCGAGCTTTTGCACCGCCGGCAGCAGCGCCGCGCCAACCGGCGTGAGTTGCGCGCCGCGCCTCGAGCGCTCGAAGAGCTTCACCTTGAGTGCCTGCTCCAGTACCTGGATCTGCTCGGTGACGGGCGGCTGGGACATGCCAAGCCGCTTGGCGGCACGCCCGAAATGCTGCTCCTCGGCGACAGCCAGGAACACCCAGAGGTGACGGACAAGCCGGAAATTGATCATGGCTATCTTGATAGGTTTTACATATGGATAGGTTACCGGATTCGGAATTTACAGATCGAACTCCATCGTTGAAAGTGCAAGCCTGGCAACCCCCTTTACAGGCTCGAAATGACCTCCCCCACCTCACGCTCCTTGCTCGACCGCCTCGCCGCACTCGATACCAACACGGTGTCGGATGCCCTCGATTTCTACAGCCTCCCCGGGGCAACCTTCGGCATTCGCCCGCTCTGGGACTGCCCGAAGATCGTTGGCCGGGCCAGCACCATCCAGCTGGGCCGCAAGACGGACGCCCAACCGACGGTGCACCTGATCACCCCGGTCGTCGACGCAATCCAGACCGACGACCGTGTGCTTGTGATTGCAGGCGGCATCGATGGCGTCTCCTGCTGGGGCGACATCCTGGCCAATGCCGCCACCGCCAGGCAGGTGCGCGGCTCGGTGATCGACGGCCTGAGCCGCGACATCGAAGGCAGCGAGTCGATCGGCTACCCCGTGTTCGGACGCGGCGTGACCATGATCAGCGCGCGCAACCGGGTTGTGCAGGTTGGCGCCGGCGAGCCTGTCGACTTTGCTGGCGTGCTTGTTCATCAGGATGACTACGTGATCGCCGATCGCTGCGGCACGGTGTTCGTGGCGGCCGCACGCATCGAAGACATCGTGGCGCTTGGCGAACGCATTGCACGCCGCCAGGACTCGATGGTCAAGGCCGTGCGCGCCGGACGCTCGGTCGCTGAAGTCATGCATGACAAGGAATTCGACGCCATCCACAGTGGAGATGCCCAATGAACGCAGCAGACAAAGAACTATCGGACCTGTTCGCGGGCCTGGATACACCGGGGGTGTCCGACGCCATGGACAAGCTGGGCTTGCCCGGCCAGTGCCTTGGCATTGCGCCGCTGGACAACTACGCCCATGTCGTGGTCGGGCCCGCCTACACCGTCAGGT comes from the Cupriavidus basilensis genome and includes:
- a CDS encoding RraA family protein; this encodes MTSPTSRSLLDRLAALDTNTVSDALDFYSLPGATFGIRPLWDCPKIVGRASTIQLGRKTDAQPTVHLITPVVDAIQTDDRVLVIAGGIDGVSCWGDILANAATARQVRGSVIDGLSRDIEGSESIGYPVFGRGVTMISARNRVVQVGAGEPVDFAGVLVHQDDYVIADRCGTVFVAAARIEDIVALGERIARRQDSMVKAVRAGRSVAEVMHDKEFDAIHSGDAQ